CACCCCGGCTACACGCTGACCAACCTGCGGCCCACCGGCTTCCAGCCGAAGGTCACCGGCATGGACTGGCTGGCCGACGGCCGCCTGGTCATCTGCACCTGGGGCGGCAGCGACCAGTCCGGCACCTCCCAGGACGGCGAGGTCTGGATCCTCGGCAACACCGGCGGGTCGACAAGTCCGGGAAACGTCACCACCAAGAAGATCGCCGGCGGCCTGAAGGAGCCGATGGGGCTGAAGGTCGTCGACGGGGTGGTCTACGTCTCGGAGAAGCAGCGGCTGACCCGGCTGGTGAACACCGGCGGCGACGAGGTGGCCGAGCGCCTGGACACCGTCGCCACCTGGCCGTACGGCGGCAACTTCCACGAGTTCGCGTTCGGCCTGCTCTACCAGGACGGGTTCTTCTACGTGAACCTGTCGGTGTCGATCAACTCCGGCGGCGCCACCACCAACCCGCAGCCCGCCGCCAACCGGGGCAGCACCCTCAAGATCAACAAGGACACCGGCGCGGTCAGCTACGTCGCTGGCGGCCTGCGTACCCCGCACGGCATCGGCTGGGGCCCCGAGGGCGGCATCTTCGTCACCGACAACCAGGGCGGCTGGCTGCCCTCGTCGAAGCTCGTGCACATCAAGCAGGGCCGGTTCTTCAACCACTACACGAACCCGGCCGGCCCGTTCGACGCCAACCCGGTCACCCCACCGGTGCTCTGGATGCCACAGAACGAGATCGCCAACTCGCCCAGCACCCCGCTGTACCTGACCAGCGGCCGATACGCCGGCCAGTTCGTCATCGGTGACGTGACGTACGGCGGCCTCCAACGGGCGAATGTGGAGAAGGTCAACGGCGAGTACCAGGGCGCCCTGTTCCGGCTCACCCAGGGCCTGGAGGCGGGCGTCTCCGAGGTCAACATCGGCCCGGACGGCGCGATCTACGTCGGCGGGCTCGGCGCGGGCGGCAACTGGGGCCAGACCGGCAAGCTGTCGTACGGCCTGCAGAAGCTCACCCCGAACAGCACCACCGCGTTCGAGATGCTCGCCATGCGGGCCACCACGGCCGGGTTCGAGGTGGAGTACACCCAGCCGGTCTCGACGGAAACCGCCGCCAACCTGGCCGCGCACTACAAGGTCAAGCAGTGGCGGTACCAGGCGACGGCCAGCTACGGCGGCCCGAAGATCGACGAGGAGACGCTGACCGTCACCTCGGCCACCCTCTCGGCGGACGGGAAGAAGGTCACCCTCGCGGTGGCCGGTCGCAAGGCCGGGCGGGTCGTCCACCTGCGCTCCCCTCGCCCGTTCACCTCCACCAGCGGCCAGTCACTGTGGAGCACCGAGGCGTGGTACACGCTCAACTCGATCCCGGGTAGCCCTCCCCCGCCGACCAGCGGGACCATCACCGGGGTGGGCGGCAAGTGCCTGGACGTCGACAACGCCGGCACCGCCGACGGCACGAAGATCCAGCTCTGGACCTGCAACGGCACCGGCGCGCAGTCGTGGACCCGGGTCGGCGAGACGTACCGGGTGCTGGGCAAGTGCCTGGACGTGGACAACGGCGGCACCGCCAACGGCACGAAGGTTCAGCTCTGGACCTGCAACGGCACCGGCGCGCAGGTCTGGCAGCCGCAGACCGACGGGTCGATCCGTAATCCGCAGTCCGGCAAGGTCCTGGAAGCCGCCGGCGGTGGCACCGCCGACGGCACACAGATCCAGCTCGGCACGTACGCGGGCGGCACCCACCAGAAGTGGGTGGTCAGTAGCGGGGTAACCGGCTGACGTTGCACGAGGGCGTGGTCTGACCGCTGGTCAGGCCACGCCCCGGCACGACAGGTCGTGGAAAGACAGATCGGTGAAGACGCCGGTCAGGGGCCGTGCGGCAGCGGTTGTGCCAGCGCCCGCAGGTCCGCCGGGAGTTGGGCCAGCGCGTCCTCGAACTCCCGATGCCCGACCACCCGGTGCATCGTCTGGAGGACGGCCCGGGTGCCCCGCTCGGCGGCGGTGCGGTCGATCCCGGCGCGGTCGGCCACCCGGCGCAGGAACTCGTCGTAGCCGAACGCTTCCGGCGGCTCCGCGGCCTTGACCAGCAGCGGGCCCAGCTCGTCGGCCAGGTGGGGGGCCAACGCGCCCGCCTCACCGCCGCTGAGCCGCTCGGTGAGGGTCCGCAGAACGGCCTCGGTCAGTGGGCGCGCCTGCTCCGGCGGCACGCCCGCCCGTGCCGCAACCTTGTCGACGAACGTCAGCTCGGCCATGCCCCCGCCCTTCGTTCCGGAAACGCGTGGCTACCCGGGCCCACCGGCAGCAAACCCGGCAGCCGGAGCGGGATGGGTCTGTTGGTTGCTCCGCGCGGTGGCGTCCCGTTCTCGTACGGTGAGGTCGGACCGGGAACCCGGCGGCTGCCCGACGGCGGCCCGCGCCGCAGGAGGAGCAGATGGCGGTCGACCTGCCCGACGTGATCGACCGGTACTTCCGGGCCAGCAACGACCGGGATCTGGATGCCTTCGTCGCCTGTTTCGCGGACACCGCGAGCGTTGCCGACGAGGCCCGGCTGTACGACGGACGGGCCTCGATCCGCGCCTGGCGGCAGAAGACGATGGATGCCTACGCGTACACCGCCGAGCCGGTCCGTGTCACACCGCAGGCGGGCGACTCGTACCTGGTCCTCACCCGGGTGTCCGGTGACTTTCCCGGCAGTCCGATCGAGCTGCGGTACCGGTTCACGCTGCGCGACGACGTGATCGGCGCCCTGGACATCCGCCCGTAGCAGCGGTTGACCCACCGAAGCGGAGGCGACCTCGTGCCACGAGTCTGGCTCATCACCGGATGTTCCCGCGGCCTCGGCCGAGCCCTCGCCGCGTCGGACGCGCGCTGGCGGGAGCTGAGCGAGTCCATTACCTTCGACGCAGCTCCCTGACCCCCCGGAAACGGAGGACGGCACGATGCCGGACAGCGCACGCGAGGCAGAGCTGCTGGATGCCGAGCGCACTCTGCAGGCGGCCCAGCGGGCCGGCGACGTCGCCGCCCTCGACCAACTGCTCATCGACCAGCTGATCGCCATCGGCCCGGACGGCCGTGTGCAAACCAAGCAGGAGGACCTGGCCGCGCACCGGGACCGCCGCTCCGTGGTGGAGGAACTGGTCGAGGAGGAGCTGGACCTGCTCGTCGTCGGGTCCACCGGGGTGACCTTCTTCCTGGGCCGGGTGGCCGGCGTGTTCGAGGGGGCCGCGTTCGCGGCGCGCCTGCGCTACACCCGGACCTGGGTCCACGACGACTCGCACGGCTGGCGGGTCCTGGCCGCGCACATCAGCCCGGCCTGACCGCCGTCTCCGCCAGCCTGGCCGCCACCACCAGGTCGTTGAGCTGAGCC
The window above is part of the Micromonospora sp. LH3U1 genome. Proteins encoded here:
- a CDS encoding ricin-type beta-trefoil lectin domain protein → MGTRLQRRLRSPILGALALVLTAGFWTAPATAAPAQEPGVTLRVFDVQVPLSEICTLKPAQTPNVDKLMSTINWTSTADFGFDNYFVSQVLGNITTTQAGSYTFRLSSDDGSKLSIDNAVVINHDGLHGATPPKEGTVTLTAGLHALRIDHFERDGGQQITLEWKTPGSSSFVVVPNSALSTDAGVVRVTAPGRKECEGIADSPGDGLPLTTVHPGYTLTNLRPTGFQPKVTGMDWLADGRLVICTWGGSDQSGTSQDGEVWILGNTGGSTSPGNVTTKKIAGGLKEPMGLKVVDGVVYVSEKQRLTRLVNTGGDEVAERLDTVATWPYGGNFHEFAFGLLYQDGFFYVNLSVSINSGGATTNPQPAANRGSTLKINKDTGAVSYVAGGLRTPHGIGWGPEGGIFVTDNQGGWLPSSKLVHIKQGRFFNHYTNPAGPFDANPVTPPVLWMPQNEIANSPSTPLYLTSGRYAGQFVIGDVTYGGLQRANVEKVNGEYQGALFRLTQGLEAGVSEVNIGPDGAIYVGGLGAGGNWGQTGKLSYGLQKLTPNSTTAFEMLAMRATTAGFEVEYTQPVSTETAANLAAHYKVKQWRYQATASYGGPKIDEETLTVTSATLSADGKKVTLAVAGRKAGRVVHLRSPRPFTSTSGQSLWSTEAWYTLNSIPGSPPPPTSGTITGVGGKCLDVDNAGTADGTKIQLWTCNGTGAQSWTRVGETYRVLGKCLDVDNGGTANGTKVQLWTCNGTGAQVWQPQTDGSIRNPQSGKVLEAAGGGTADGTQIQLGTYAGGTHQKWVVSSGVTG
- a CDS encoding nuclear transport factor 2 family protein; translated protein: MPDSAREAELLDAERTLQAAQRAGDVAALDQLLIDQLIAIGPDGRVQTKQEDLAAHRDRRSVVEELVEEELDLLVVGSTGVTFFLGRVAGVFEGAAFAARLRYTRTWVHDDSHGWRVLAAHISPA
- a CDS encoding nuclear transport factor 2 family protein — encoded protein: MAVDLPDVIDRYFRASNDRDLDAFVACFADTASVADEARLYDGRASIRAWRQKTMDAYAYTAEPVRVTPQAGDSYLVLTRVSGDFPGSPIELRYRFTLRDDVIGALDIRP
- a CDS encoding DUF2267 domain-containing protein, giving the protein MAELTFVDKVAARAGVPPEQARPLTEAVLRTLTERLSGGEAGALAPHLADELGPLLVKAAEPPEAFGYDEFLRRVADRAGIDRTAAERGTRAVLQTMHRVVGHREFEDALAQLPADLRALAQPLPHGP